The Enterobacter asburiae sequence TCCGGATATCTACCTGACGATCGGCGTCAGCGATCGCCAGGTTGACCTGGTGCAGGAGGGCGTCGACTGTGTAATTCGAACAGGGGAACTGAATAACTCCACGCTGGTAGCCCGTCCTCTGGGCCGTTTTCGCTGGGTCACCTGCGCCTCGCCGGACTATCTCCGGGAATACGGTATTCCCCAGTCGCCCGATGCGCTGAGCGGGCACCGGGCGGTTCACTATTTTTCCGGGCAGAGACGACGCGCGAACGAATTGCGCTTCGTTCAGGGCAATGAAATGCGGTCTGTTCCAGTGAGCGGTGCTGCCGCCGTCAATGATACGGAGCTTTATATCCAGATGTGTCTTAAGGGTTTTGGGCTGGTGCAGGTTGCCGGGAATATTGTCGCAGAGCATCTGCGCGAGGGAAGGCTGGTGGAGGTGCTGGCGGACTGGCAGCCGCCGTCGGTGCCCGTCACGCTGCTTTATCCCCACCAGCGTTATCTTTCTCCTGTCGTGCGCGCTTTTGCTGACTGGATAGCCGGGATTATTTAATACTCCCAAGCCCCTCCAGAAAATCCTCAACCTGCTCAGGCGTAGCCGTGTCTGCCTGGTAAAGGATATCGAGCTTAACGTTCTTCAACCCGCAGAAGCCAAATACACCTTCGATAATCTGCGTCTGAATCGCCGTCGAATAGCCATGTTTGTCGAATCCGGCGAGATCGCTGCCGCCGGTGGCAATCAGGCGGACGGGAACGTCCCGTAGGTTGCCCACAATCCGTCCGTCGTCGGCCACCTTATACGCCCAGTTCAGGGTTAAAACGCGATCGAACCAGCCTTTCAACAGCGCGGGGACCGACCACCAGTACACCGGGAAGACAAACACCAGCATTTCCGCCCGCTCGACGCGCTGCTGCTCGCGCAAAATATCGTCGGGAAGCGCGCTCGGATCGCCGTGATAGAAATCGAGATCGGCGCGGGTCATCGCCGGATTAAACCCTTCAGCATGCAGATCGGCGATCTCAACCTGTGTACCTTGCTCGCGTAATTTCCCGGCAATGCGGGTAGCCAGCGTATGGGATAAGGACGTGTCGACAGGGTGAGCCGTCACGATCAGCGCGTTATTGATGGCGTGTGTTGCAGACATAGCGACCTCGCAATGGGTGAGAACTGATGTCTATATTACTATTGGTAACTTATGTGTCAATCCGCCCCAGGCGATCATTTTGTGCTATTCACGTAGGTCTCCAGCACCCCGATCATCGCGCCGCTGAGCGTATCTTCCGCCACGTTCCGGGCGAGCACGCCGTTACCCGCGGCCGTGCTGAGCGCGTCTGCCGCACCGATAATGGCCGTCAGAGCTGCTTCTCCCTGAACGCCTTTCAGTACGACGAACGGGGAAAGCGCGGTACGCAGGCAGTCGGCACATTCGGCCACGCATGCCTCCCGAAACGTCTGCAACGCGCGGGAGCCGGATAGCGCCGCTGCGATTGGCCCGGTTTCAGGCCCGGCGGAAATGGCGCAGTCGATATAAGCGGCGCTGAAAAAGCGGATCGTCTTTTCCAGCGTTTTGCTGTCGACCGCCAGCGTCTCACGGAATTTCGCCAACTGCCGATCGCTATAGTCCTGGTACAGCGCCATCAGCAGCCCTTCACGATCGCCGAAGTGGTCGTAGGGGATAGGCTTGGTCACGTTGGCTCGCTCCGCCAGGTAGCCAAGGGTCAGCGCCTCCGTGCCTTGCTGACGAACGATTCCGCGCGCAACCTCCAGTAGCTGCACGCGGCGGTCCTCTTTTCTCAAGCGCTTAACAACCATGTTTTCCTCTGAACTGTTATCTACTCATGGTAGTTTACACGTTTTCTGCGGGGTGCTGCACCCGTTGTTCCGCAGGGCGGATCCGGAACCAGATCGCATACATCGCGGGCAGGAAGACGAGCGTGACAATCGTCCCGCCCAGCGTTCCGCCGATTAGCGTGTAAGCCAACGTGCCCCAGAACACCGAATGCGTCAGGGGGATGAACGCCAGCACGGCCGCCAGTGCCGTCAGCAAGACGGGCCTGGCTCGCTGGACCGTTGCCTCGACCACCGCCCGGAACGGATCGAGCCCCTCGTTCTGGTTATGATTGATTTGGCCAATCAGGATCAGCGTATTGCGCATAAGAATCCCGGAAAGGGCGATCAGGCCGACCAGCGCGTTGATGCCAAACGGCTGATTGAAAATCAGCAGGGTCGGCACCACGCCAATCAGCCCCAGCGGGGCGGTTAAGAACACCATCACCATCGCCGAGATTGAGCGCACCTGCAAAATGATGATCAGCAGCGTCAGGGCAATCATGATCGGGAACAATGGAATCATTGCCTGCGTGGCTTTTCCCGATTCCTCAATCGAACCCGCCATGTCAATACGGTACCCGGCCGGCAGCGTCTCAACAATCGGCTGGAGCTGCTTCATGATGGCGACCGACACGTCCGGTGGCTGAAGGCCGTCGGCGATATCACCGCGCACGGTGATTGTGGGGGTACGATCGCGACGGCGCAGAATCGGATCTTCCATACCGATCTCAATCTTGCCGATTTGAGACAGCGGAAGGCGCTGTCCCGCATTGCCGACCAGGGTGAAGCCCTCAATTTTCGCCGGATCGAGACGGATATCACCCGCCGCGCGTCCAATGACCTCTACCGATCGAATATCTTCCCGTACGGAGGTTATCGGCACGCCTGATAGCAGGAACTGAAGCTGCTCGGCAACGGCGCTGGAGGTTAAGCCGGTCGCCTGCAGGCGGCTTTGATCGAGAGTGAAATGCAATACCGGAACGCGCGACCCCCAGTCGGTGTTGACGGTCCGCATCATCGGGCTTGCCTGAAGCACGGCTTTCACCTTATCAGCAATGTCGCGCACCTTGCCCACGTCCGGGCCTGACACACGCCAGGCGACCGGGAAGGGCGAGTACGGGCCAAACACCAGTTGCGTCACCCGTACGCGCGCTTCGGGCGCAAGGCCGTTGGCGACAGCGTCTCTCAGCCGGAGCTTGAGCGCCTCGCGTGACGTCTCGCTGTCCGTCAGGATCACAATTTTCGCAAAAGACGGGTCGGGCAGTTCAGGCGCCATCGCCAGATAAAAGCGGGGCGAACCCTGACCAATATAGGCAGTGACAATGTTGGCTTCAGGCTGCTGGCCCAGCCACGCTTCGATTTTTGACGCTGCGGCGCTGGTTTGTTCAATCGAGGTGCCGTAGGGCATCTGCACCTCAACCAGCACTTCCGGGCGATCGGAGGTCGGGAAAAACTGTTTTTTTACCAGACTCATGCCGAGCACGGCCAGGATGAAAATGGCGACCACCGACCCAGCCACTCGCCATTTTCTGGCGATAACACGGGCAAGCAGCTGGCGAAAACGGTTATAGCGAGGCGTGTTATAGATGGCGGCATGGCCTCCTTCTACTTTAGGGATCGTTGGCAGGATCTTCACCCCCAGATAGGGCGTGAACACCACGGCGACGAACCACGAAGCAATAAGAGCAAGACCAACTACCCAGAACATGTTGCTGGTGTATTCTCCGGCGGTCGACTGGGCAAAACCATTCGGCATAAAGCCAATGGCCGTCACCAGGGTACCGGCCAGCATCGGCGCGGCGGTGTGGCTCCAGGCGTAGGCCGAGGCTTTGATTCTGTCGTAACCTTCCTCCATTTTCACCACCATCATTTCAATGGCGATAATGGCATCATCAACCAGCAGGCCGAGGGCGAGGATCAGGGAGCCCAACGTGACGCGGTCAAAGTTTATCCCCGCCGCCTCCATCACCACGAAGACCACCGCCAGCGTCAGCGGCACCGCCGCCGCAACCACCACCCCCACACGCCAGCCCATGCTGACAAAACACACCACCATGACAACCAGCAGGGCGACGAAGAATTTAATCATGAACTCGTCAACCGACGAGCGAATATTCACGGACTGGTCGGTGACCTTGGTCAGGGTCATGCCAAGCGGCAGACTCTCATTAATTTTCGCCGTTTCCGCATCCAGCGCTTTACCCAGCGTCAGGCCGTTCCAGCCCTCGCGCATCACGATGCCGAGCAGCAGGGCGGGCTCATGCTGGTTACGTATCAGCATCGTCGGGGGATCTTCGTAGCCGCGTTCAACCGTGGCGATGTCGGACAGCCTGAGCGTTTTGCCCCGGGCCACAACGGGCGTATCGCGGATCTTCTGCAGTTCGTCGAACGCGCCGTCGAGGCGGATAAAGATTTGTGCGCCTCGGGTCTCGATGGAGCCCGCCGCGGTCAATGCGTTCTGGCCGTTAAGCGCGTTAAAAATGTCCTCAGGGGCGAGGCCCATCGTCGCCAGACGGTCATGAGAGAAGGCGATATAAATCCGCTCGGCCTGTTCGCCAATAATGTTCACTTTCTTGACGCCGGGAACGTGCAGAAGCTGCTGGCGCAGGCCTTCGGCATCACGTACCAGCTGCCGCTGCGGTTCGCCTTTTGCTTTCAGGGCAAAAAGGGCAAAGGTGACATCCGAGAATTCGTCGTTGATCATCGGGCCGATGACGCCCGTCGGAAGACGCTGCGATTCATCTCCAAGCTTCTTCCGCGCCTGATAGAACTCCTCCTGCACCTCGGCAGGCGGGGTTTTGTCCTGCAACGACAAGGTGATAAACGCCATGCCGGGACGGGTATAAGTTTCCGTCCGGTCATACCATTTAAGTTCCTGCAGCCGCTTTTCCAGCGGCTCGGCGACCTGATCCTGGATCTCCTGCGCGGTCGCCCCCGGCCAGACGGTTATCACCGTCATTTGCTTCACCGTGAAGGGCGGGTCTTCCGCGCGCCCGAGCCCAAAGAAGGCGTAAATTCCGGCGATGGTAACGAGAACGATCAGAAACAGCGTGACGGAACGCTCACGCACGGCCAGCGCTGACAGGTTGAAGCGGCTTCCGCTCATGGCGCGTTCTCCGCAAGCGTGGCATTGCGTTGCGCGACAAGCCTGACAATTTCACCTTCATGCAAAAGGTGTGCGCCTAACGCCACAATCTTCTCGCCGGGCTTCACGCCGCCCGCGATCTGCACCGCATCTTCACCCACGCTCAGCACCCTGACGGGCGTCCAGGCGACCTTTGCAGGCGGAGCAGAAATGCGCCAGACGCCGGGGCCGTTGCCCGCATCGTAGAGCGAGGCCAGCGGGACCTGCATGACCTGACCTTCCGCTTTATTGTGCTGAATGTTAATCGTGACGGTCGCCCCCAGCGGCGCGTTCGCCAGCGGCCCGTCCAGCACGTAACGTGCTTCGTAGGTGCGGGTTGTGGCATCGGCCGAGTCAGACAGCAGGCGCAGCGTTGCGGTGACCGGGTGTTCTTCATTGCCATACAGCGTGGCCTGCGCTTCGCTGCCGACGGCAGGGCGCAGCGTTTCCGGAAGCTGCACGAGCGCTTCACGCTGTCCCGCTCTGGCGAGCCTGATCGCCACCTGTCCGGCACTGACGACCTGACCCGGCTCGGCGAGCGTCTCCATGACCACGCCGTCAGAATCCGCCAGCAGGACGGCATAGCCCGTGGCGTTGTGCGCCACGCTGGCCTGCGCCCGTGCCGCGCTGAGTTCTGCTCTGGCGGTATCCGCCGCCGCTTTGATTTGGTCATACTCGGAGGCGGACACCGCGCCGGTGGCCACCAGACCACGATAGCGCGCCTCATCGCTGGAGGCTTTTCGCGCGCGCGCCTGGGCTGCGTCCACCGCGCGCTGCTGCGCCTGGGCCTGTAATTTCAGGTCAATTGGATCCAGGCGCAGCAAGGGCTGGCCCTGTTTGACGGTCTGACCCGTATCAACCAGGCGTTCAAGGATTTTCCCCTGAACCCTGAAGCCTAAATCGCTCTGCGTTCTGGCAACCACCACGCCCGTGAAGGCACGGGCGGTATTGTTCGCAAGCTCGACGGATACGGATCGGACAAGCGGTGGCTTTGTGCGCGGATCGTCATTCGCGGAAATATCGCCGCATGCCGCGAGGGCAAACGGCAGGAGACAAACGGCAACGCGGGCTGAAGTGAGCCTGAGCATGGGAAACCCTTATTGAGGTAACAGGACAGTTTCCGCATTCTGTGATTAGTGACCAATAAAGTCAATGGTCACTAATCAGGGGGCCAGGCTTCTTAAGATCAGTGAGGAGAGAAGTACCGCTGCCGTTGGGGCGGTTTCAAGGTTGTACTGCAGCTGAACGGGGTTAATGTAAGGGCACATCACCATGTAGACGGCACAGGTCACCTCATCCAGCGGCGTCTTCCTTTCAAACTCGCCGGACTGTCTGCCTTCGATAATGATGCTCTCAATCAGCTTCATCAGGCTTTCACAATACTTTTCAGTTGAAGGCCACTGCTCCTGCGCGGCGACGGCGGCGATGTCGTAAAGCTTACGATCGTGGAAAAACATCTCGCTCCCCGCTTCGGTGAGCGCCTTGAAAAGACGGCGTAATTTTTCGCTTGCTGACGGTGCATCCTCGATGGCGGAAAGCACCGCCGCCATAATCAGCTCCAGGCGGTTAGCGCAGATCACTTCGCCGATAGACTGCTTGGAATCGAAGAACTTATAAATGTAGGATTTTGAAAAACCGATAGATTTCGCCAGCTCGGCGACGGTGGTTTTTTCATAGCCGTAGTGACCGAAGTGCTCAAAAGCGGCTTCGACGATTTGTTCTCTGACAGCGTGGTCAAGGGGACCACGTGCTGATGGGGGATTCATATTTTTAGTCATTATTTAAGCTTAGCGTGACAGGCTACGATTAACAACGAGTGACCATTTTGTACTTTGGTTACCGTCATTCATCATGCGCCGTCCAGACGGGACGATCAACCAGGTGGGGTGAGTGTATCACTGTTTTTCGCGCACTATGGCATCTATCTGTCTGCGATAAGCGAGGATTTCAGCGCAACTCCCTTGCACTGAACAAAGCCGTTTTTGCTTAAGCCGAGCGTGGACGCAATAATTTTTCGACGATGAGCACCAGACGCCTGCGCGTCAC is a genomic window containing:
- a CDS encoding LysR family transcriptional regulator, with amino-acid sequence MDRIQAMQIFVRVAESGSFVRAAETLFLPSSTVTSTIKNLEKYLQVRLLNRTTRRVSVTPEGLQYLTHCREILSLIEQAESSLSDSGSRPQGRLRVDMPAGIAHHIVMPHLDEFCRLYPDIYLTIGVSDRQVDLVQEGVDCVIRTGELNNSTLVARPLGRFRWVTCASPDYLREYGIPQSPDALSGHRAVHYFSGQRRRANELRFVQGNEMRSVPVSGAAAVNDTELYIQMCLKGFGLVQVAGNIVAEHLREGRLVEVLADWQPPSVPVTLLYPHQRYLSPVVRAFADWIAGII
- a CDS encoding NAD(P)H-dependent oxidoreductase; this translates as MSATHAINNALIVTAHPVDTSLSHTLATRIAGKLREQGTQVEIADLHAEGFNPAMTRADLDFYHGDPSALPDDILREQQRVERAEMLVFVFPVYWWSVPALLKGWFDRVLTLNWAYKVADDGRIVGNLRDVPVRLIATGGSDLAGFDKHGYSTAIQTQIIEGVFGFCGLKNVKLDILYQADTATPEQVEDFLEGLGSIK
- a CDS encoding TetR/AcrR family transcriptional regulator; the encoded protein is MVVKRLRKEDRRVQLLEVARGIVRQQGTEALTLGYLAERANVTKPIPYDHFGDREGLLMALYQDYSDRQLAKFRETLAVDSKTLEKTIRFFSAAYIDCAISAGPETGPIAAALSGSRALQTFREACVAECADCLRTALSPFVVLKGVQGEAALTAIIGAADALSTAAGNGVLARNVAEDTLSGAMIGVLETYVNSTK
- a CDS encoding efflux RND transporter permease subunit, whose translation is MSGSRFNLSALAVRERSVTLFLIVLVTIAGIYAFFGLGRAEDPPFTVKQMTVITVWPGATAQEIQDQVAEPLEKRLQELKWYDRTETYTRPGMAFITLSLQDKTPPAEVQEEFYQARKKLGDESQRLPTGVIGPMINDEFSDVTFALFALKAKGEPQRQLVRDAEGLRQQLLHVPGVKKVNIIGEQAERIYIAFSHDRLATMGLAPEDIFNALNGQNALTAAGSIETRGAQIFIRLDGAFDELQKIRDTPVVARGKTLRLSDIATVERGYEDPPTMLIRNQHEPALLLGIVMREGWNGLTLGKALDAETAKINESLPLGMTLTKVTDQSVNIRSSVDEFMIKFFVALLVVMVVCFVSMGWRVGVVVAAAVPLTLAVVFVVMEAAGINFDRVTLGSLILALGLLVDDAIIAIEMMVVKMEEGYDRIKASAYAWSHTAAPMLAGTLVTAIGFMPNGFAQSTAGEYTSNMFWVVGLALIASWFVAVVFTPYLGVKILPTIPKVEGGHAAIYNTPRYNRFRQLLARVIARKWRVAGSVVAIFILAVLGMSLVKKQFFPTSDRPEVLVEVQMPYGTSIEQTSAAASKIEAWLGQQPEANIVTAYIGQGSPRFYLAMAPELPDPSFAKIVILTDSETSREALKLRLRDAVANGLAPEARVRVTQLVFGPYSPFPVAWRVSGPDVGKVRDIADKVKAVLQASPMMRTVNTDWGSRVPVLHFTLDQSRLQATGLTSSAVAEQLQFLLSGVPITSVREDIRSVEVIGRAAGDIRLDPAKIEGFTLVGNAGQRLPLSQIGKIEIGMEDPILRRRDRTPTITVRGDIADGLQPPDVSVAIMKQLQPIVETLPAGYRIDMAGSIEESGKATQAMIPLFPIMIALTLLIIILQVRSISAMVMVFLTAPLGLIGVVPTLLIFNQPFGINALVGLIALSGILMRNTLILIGQINHNQNEGLDPFRAVVEATVQRARPVLLTALAAVLAFIPLTHSVFWGTLAYTLIGGTLGGTIVTLVFLPAMYAIWFRIRPAEQRVQHPAENV
- a CDS encoding efflux RND transporter periplasmic adaptor subunit: MLRLTSARVAVCLLPFALAACGDISANDDPRTKPPLVRSVSVELANNTARAFTGVVVARTQSDLGFRVQGKILERLVDTGQTVKQGQPLLRLDPIDLKLQAQAQQRAVDAAQARARKASSDEARYRGLVATGAVSASEYDQIKAAADTARAELSAARAQASVAHNATGYAVLLADSDGVVMETLAEPGQVVSAGQVAIRLARAGQREALVQLPETLRPAVGSEAQATLYGNEEHPVTATLRLLSDSADATTRTYEARYVLDGPLANAPLGATVTINIQHNKAEGQVMQVPLASLYDAGNGPGVWRISAPPAKVAWTPVRVLSVGEDAVQIAGGVKPGEKIVALGAHLLHEGEIVRLVAQRNATLAENAP
- a CDS encoding TetR/AcrR family transcriptional regulator, producing the protein MTKNMNPPSARGPLDHAVREQIVEAAFEHFGHYGYEKTTVAELAKSIGFSKSYIYKFFDSKQSIGEVICANRLELIMAAVLSAIEDAPSASEKLRRLFKALTEAGSEMFFHDRKLYDIAAVAAQEQWPSTEKYCESLMKLIESIIIEGRQSGEFERKTPLDEVTCAVYMVMCPYINPVQLQYNLETAPTAAVLLSSLILRSLAP